Genomic DNA from Paracoccus aminophilus JCM 7686:
CATGGGTGAAGATCTCCCATTTGCCGGGCGCGACGGTCTTGGCGTCGATGGCGCAGACGATGCATTGGCTGCCAAAGCGGTCGGCGGCTTCCGCGATGACATCGGGATTGGCGACAGCGGCCGAATTGAAGCTGACCTTGTCGGCCCCGGCAAGCAGCAGATCGCGGACATCGTGATGGCTGCGCACGCCGCCGCCCACGGTCAGCGGGATGAAACATTGCTCGGCGGTGCGGGTGACCAGATCGAACATCGTGCCGCGGTTCTCATGGGTCGCGTGGATGTCGAGAAAGCACAACTCGTCGGCGCCGGCGGCATCATAGGCGCGCGCGGCCTCGACCGGATCACCCGCATCGATCAGATCGACGAAATTGACGCCCTTGACCACGCGGCCATCGGCAACATCAAGGCAGGGAATGATGCGGGTCTTCAGCATGGAGCCTCCTGTCCGTCGCAGTCTCAGCCGCGATCTATCCCCTTGTTGCCGCCGGGGGAAGTGGGCGCGGCGCCGGGTGGGGCCTGTCGCCGGGCGCGGATCTCGATGACGGCGGCAACCGCCAGCGTCAGCAGCGTAATCAGCGGCAGCATTCCGGTGCCGAGCAAAAGCAGGATGACGACCGTGGCGACCCCGCCGCCGGTCGGATCTGTGCAGTTCAGCGTGAAGGCATCAACCAGCGGCCCGCAATAGCCGATCAGCCCAAAGCCGATGGCGAGGACCAAAAGCATCAGCCCCACCATCAGCAGAGCCATGACCATGAGCAGCCGTCGCACCAAAAGATCGCGGCAGAAAAACCGCGCGAGCAGCAAAAGCAGCGGAGAGATCACGATCATGGTCACGGCGTCTCTCCTTCTCCTGCGATCAAGCGGCCAAAGCCCTCAACGCAGCATGAAGATCAATCGCGCCGTCGTAAAGCGCGCGGCCCGAAATCGCCCCGGCAATCACCCCGGTCGCCTTCAGAGCCTCAAGATCGGCCATCGAGGAGACACCCCCCGAAGCGATCACCGGAATATTGACCGCCCGCGCCAAAGCCTCGGTCGCGGCGATATTCGGGCCCTGCATCGCGCCGTCGCGGTCGATGTCGGTGTAGATGATCGCAGCCACCCCGGCATCCTCGAAGCGCTTGGCCAGATCGGTGACC
This window encodes:
- the hisF gene encoding imidazole glycerol phosphate synthase subunit HisF — translated: MLKTRIIPCLDVADGRVVKGVNFVDLIDAGDPVEAARAYDAAGADELCFLDIHATHENRGTMFDLVTRTAEQCFIPLTVGGGVRSHHDVRDLLLAGADKVSFNSAAVANPDVIAEAADRFGSQCIVCAIDAKTVAPGKWEIFTHGGRKETGIDAVEFARLVASKGAGEILLTSMDRDGTRAGFNIPLTRAIADAVTIPVIASGGVGTLDHLVEGVTEGHASAVLAASIFHFGTYTVAEAKAHMAAAGIPMRLA